A genomic region of Clavibacter michiganensis subsp. insidiosus contains the following coding sequences:
- the mpaD gene encoding daptide-type RiPP biosynthesis aminotransferase, whose amino-acid sequence MPAVWTSLVRPSESPTSRSWATSASGTRVRFADGVDALCATSGLWNVPLGYGREEIADAVARALRDASYLTLFRRGHPLAEEAAQRLIAYAGGKYQRVIYSTSGSSANDIVLKLVRQFWQLAGAPQRRIVVGLRGSYHGLTYGSQALSGDELGQSVYGVDRRDIRHVPFDDGGVALEKLIEREGARIGALVLEPVLGTGAIAVPPEFLSVVERLREEHGFLLVADEVATGFGRTGMRFASSGWCGSPDALVLSKALTNGTCAASTVLVGSRIVDAFTRHDAVFVHGETQAGTPATCAAILATLDLHESLDVDARFRELTGLLEGTVSRLLRHDRVTGADGRGAFRAVTIDTDDAGGVGILDVVERIRKQGVIVHPGPSAVQLIPAAVSTTADLDCIASAIERVLDDLDAR is encoded by the coding sequence ATGCCTGCCGTGTGGACCTCCCTTGTACGCCCGAGCGAGAGCCCGACCAGTCGGAGCTGGGCGACGTCGGCCTCTGGCACGCGAGTCCGCTTCGCCGACGGTGTGGATGCCCTCTGCGCGACGAGCGGTCTATGGAACGTCCCCCTCGGGTACGGACGGGAGGAGATCGCCGACGCGGTGGCACGCGCCCTGCGGGACGCCTCGTACCTGACCCTGTTCCGCCGGGGGCATCCGCTGGCGGAGGAAGCGGCGCAGCGTTTGATCGCGTACGCCGGGGGAAAATATCAGCGCGTCATCTACTCGACCTCGGGGAGCTCGGCGAACGACATCGTGCTGAAGCTGGTGCGCCAGTTCTGGCAGCTCGCCGGAGCGCCTCAGCGGCGGATCGTCGTCGGCCTGCGGGGGAGCTACCACGGTCTGACCTACGGATCCCAGGCTCTGAGCGGCGACGAGCTGGGGCAGTCCGTCTATGGGGTTGACCGTCGGGACATCCGGCACGTCCCCTTCGACGACGGCGGTGTGGCCCTGGAGAAGCTCATCGAGAGGGAGGGCGCCAGGATCGGGGCGCTCGTGCTGGAGCCGGTGCTCGGCACCGGCGCGATCGCCGTCCCGCCCGAGTTCCTGTCCGTTGTCGAGAGGCTCCGTGAGGAGCATGGGTTCCTGCTCGTCGCGGACGAGGTCGCGACGGGATTCGGCCGGACCGGCATGCGCTTCGCCTCGAGCGGATGGTGCGGATCCCCTGACGCCCTGGTGCTGTCCAAGGCCCTCACCAACGGCACGTGCGCGGCGTCCACGGTCCTCGTGGGGAGCCGGATCGTCGATGCGTTCACTCGCCACGACGCCGTGTTCGTGCACGGAGAGACTCAGGCGGGGACCCCGGCCACATGCGCGGCCATCCTCGCGACGTTGGACCTCCATGAGTCCCTCGACGTGGATGCCCGCTTCCGTGAGCTGACCGGTCTGCTCGAGGGGACGGTCTCCCGTCTCCTCCGCCATGACCGGGTGACGGGCGCCGATGGGAGAGGCGCCTTCCGCGCCGTGACCATAGACACGGACGACGCCGGCGGCGTCGGGATCCTGGATGTCGTCGAGCGGATCCGGAAGCAGGGCGTCATCGTCCATCCCGGACCATCGGCCGTCCAGCTGATCCCGGCAGCCGTCTCGACGACGGCCGACCTCGACTGCATCGCGAGCGCGATCGAGCGTGTCCTGGACGATCTGGACGCACGATGA
- the mpaP gene encoding daptide biosynthesis intramembrane metalloprotease: MSDLRTRARSWDDLRPLLGEQVEIDPPMSEGAPWIISVGGVPRARVGADFARMASSFDGTRSLHDAVVMAGVPVDDVQALQAVDTLASAGLLRALHRKPSRSGRFTYRRPLSFQWVLFDPTRVAQALARPFLTRIGRTAAAVLFVLVLLLAAWSAARHASLLASMLSGPVPLDLVLYLGVAIVAMGGVHEFGHAVALAAFGGRPTRMGVMLFYFTPAFFCDVTDGWRIRERARRVVVALAGPAMHTVVGGISLCLLSLISDRRLQEFLAVFALACFVSVASNLIPLIKLDGYLALMALTDTPNLRARAMATAGSALVRLLFGVESTEEKGRWPGVLAVYGALCWLFPVLLFAWAAYRLQPLLLDAGPWSAACYLLLVLGFLAGLVTRTVSSVAAALRRHPRWWRTGLGLLVTVACAAAVLLIPVRAVVHGGYVVVEGRPFLVTTTRTLLEGLDAGDAVRLRSNGVIATPVLAVGETGAPGEEARELDAPLAALAPVTAPDVIVPVFGIPLVVSGRVEDLPRAGAAEVDPGVSSPLGGRLVQFLVQEPVAAVLAGGGDRR; this comes from the coding sequence ATGAGCGACCTGAGGACGCGAGCTCGGTCATGGGACGATCTCCGACCCCTGCTCGGAGAGCAGGTCGAGATCGACCCGCCAATGAGCGAAGGCGCGCCGTGGATCATCTCCGTCGGCGGCGTGCCCCGGGCACGGGTCGGCGCCGACTTCGCACGCATGGCGTCGTCCTTCGATGGAACGCGATCACTGCACGACGCCGTCGTGATGGCGGGGGTGCCCGTCGATGACGTGCAGGCGCTGCAGGCGGTCGACACCCTCGCCTCGGCGGGCCTGCTCCGCGCTCTCCACCGGAAGCCCTCCCGGTCCGGGAGGTTCACCTATCGTCGTCCGCTCAGCTTCCAGTGGGTGCTCTTCGATCCGACCCGCGTCGCGCAGGCCCTGGCCCGACCGTTCCTCACGCGGATCGGGCGAACGGCCGCTGCCGTGCTGTTCGTGCTCGTACTCCTCCTCGCCGCGTGGTCCGCGGCTCGACACGCCAGCCTGTTGGCGTCGATGCTGAGCGGGCCGGTCCCTCTCGACCTCGTCTTGTACCTCGGGGTGGCCATCGTCGCGATGGGCGGTGTCCACGAGTTCGGCCATGCTGTCGCGCTGGCTGCGTTCGGTGGCCGTCCAACCCGGATGGGCGTGATGTTGTTCTACTTCACGCCCGCCTTCTTCTGCGATGTCACGGACGGCTGGCGCATACGGGAGCGGGCGCGCCGGGTGGTCGTCGCGCTCGCAGGACCCGCCATGCACACGGTCGTCGGCGGGATCTCGCTCTGCCTGCTTTCGCTGATCTCCGACCGACGACTCCAGGAGTTCCTCGCCGTCTTCGCGCTGGCCTGCTTCGTCAGCGTCGCCAGCAACCTCATCCCGCTCATCAAGTTGGACGGCTACCTCGCGCTCATGGCCCTGACTGACACTCCGAACCTCCGGGCGCGTGCGATGGCGACGGCGGGAAGTGCGCTGGTGCGGCTGCTGTTCGGTGTGGAGAGCACAGAGGAGAAAGGGCGGTGGCCCGGGGTGCTCGCTGTCTACGGCGCTCTCTGCTGGCTCTTCCCCGTCCTGCTGTTCGCATGGGCCGCGTACAGGCTCCAGCCGTTGCTGCTCGACGCCGGTCCGTGGTCGGCTGCGTGCTACCTGCTGCTGGTGCTCGGATTCCTGGCAGGTCTCGTCACGAGGACTGTGTCGTCCGTCGCGGCGGCGCTCCGGCGTCATCCCCGGTGGTGGCGGACAGGCCTGGGACTGCTGGTGACCGTCGCGTGCGCGGCCGCTGTCCTCCTCATCCCTGTTCGAGCGGTCGTGCACGGCGGGTACGTCGTCGTGGAGGGCCGCCCCTTCCTCGTGACGACCACCCGGACGCTCCTCGAGGGCCTCGACGCCGGCGATGCCGTTCGGCTCCGCAGCAACGGGGTCATCGCGACGCCCGTCCTCGCCGTAGGGGAGACCGGTGCCCCCGGGGAGGAGGCCAGGGAGCTGGACGCCCCGCTGGCAGCGCTGGCACCGGTCACCGCCCCGGACGTGATCGTGCCGGTCTTCGGGATCCCGCTCGTCGTCTCCGGCCGTGTCGAGGACCTCCCACGCGCAGGGGCGGCGGAAGTGGATCCCGGCGTCTCGTCCCCCCTCGGAGGCCGTCTCGTCCAATTCCTCGTGCAGGAGCCGGTCGCGGCCGTACTCGCGGGAGGGGGTGATCGACGATGA
- a CDS encoding ABC transporter permease yields MKARLFSRMLRAELIKARSGPTLLSMFSFVIVTPLLVVYVAGVLDEIDFTQPAAATRTLLAVGVSGALGCAFFGSYLVTRDYYYRAMDRSFVTAPTGVVFAARMTAAAISGLLFAVGGLIVWTSITVYLVADHGGEFALQSDSVPVLGGYLLAGTLAGVIGCGVGWLVRDYYAAVLVLLVAPAVVGVPMLSRVREVERFLPVGASAGLGDVSLDGLLSQGLAGLVMFGWAMLAGVGGWLMLRSRRTA; encoded by the coding sequence ATGAAGGCGCGGCTCTTCTCCCGGATGCTGCGCGCGGAGCTGATCAAGGCGCGGTCCGGGCCGACGCTGCTCAGCATGTTCTCGTTCGTCATCGTCACCCCGCTCCTGGTCGTCTACGTCGCGGGGGTCTTAGACGAGATCGACTTCACGCAGCCGGCCGCGGCGACCCGGACGCTCCTCGCCGTCGGGGTCTCAGGGGCGCTCGGCTGCGCGTTCTTCGGCAGCTACCTCGTCACGCGGGACTACTATTACCGCGCGATGGACCGGTCGTTCGTGACCGCGCCGACAGGCGTGGTGTTCGCGGCGAGGATGACCGCAGCAGCCATCTCCGGTCTCCTCTTTGCCGTCGGTGGCCTGATCGTCTGGACGAGCATCACGGTGTACCTCGTGGCGGACCACGGTGGCGAGTTCGCCCTCCAATCCGACTCGGTGCCCGTCTTGGGGGGCTACCTCCTCGCGGGCACGCTGGCGGGGGTGATCGGCTGCGGCGTTGGCTGGCTCGTCCGCGACTACTACGCGGCCGTCCTGGTGCTCCTCGTCGCCCCGGCGGTCGTCGGCGTCCCGATGCTGAGCCGCGTCCGCGAGGTCGAGCGCTTCCTGCCCGTCGGCGCGAGCGCCGGTCTGGGCGACGTGTCGCTCGACGGACTCCTGAGCCAGGGGCTCGCAGGCCTCGTCATGTTCGGGTGGGCGATGCTGGCCGGCGTCGGCGGCTGGCTGATGCTACGGAGCAGGAGGACCGCGTGA
- a CDS encoding IS481-like element IS1122 family transposase — MSHANARLTVHGRVLLVRRVVEDRRPVSHVARELGVSRQCAHRWVNRFRSEGFEGLSDRSSRPRRVPTRTSPERERAVVEARTRLRSGPARLAPVTGVPARTISRVLRRHGAPPLAWLDPVTGAVIRASRSTANRYEHEHPGDLIHVDVKKLGRIPDGGGWRAHGRSEQVRGRGIGFDYVHAVVDDHTRLAYAEIHPDEKGVTAAGFLTRAAAYFAEHGITRIERVLTDHAFAYRHSAAFQNAVTQLGARQKFIRPHCPWQNGKVERFNRTLATEWAYRQPFTSNQARTDALDPWIQHYNTERIHSSHGLTPAARVSPT; from the coding sequence ATGTCCCACGCTAATGCTCGTCTGACGGTTCACGGGAGGGTTCTCCTCGTGCGGCGGGTGGTCGAGGATCGTCGGCCGGTCTCGCATGTCGCGCGCGAACTCGGTGTGTCGCGTCAGTGCGCGCATCGGTGGGTGAATCGGTTCCGGTCCGAGGGTTTCGAAGGCTTGTCGGACCGGTCCTCGAGGCCGAGACGGGTGCCGACGAGGACGAGCCCGGAACGAGAACGAGCCGTCGTGGAAGCGAGGACCCGATTGCGATCAGGTCCTGCCCGGTTGGCGCCGGTGACCGGTGTTCCAGCCCGCACGATCTCCCGCGTCCTGCGGCGGCACGGGGCACCGCCGTTGGCATGGTTGGACCCCGTCACCGGGGCCGTGATCCGGGCATCCCGGTCGACGGCAAACCGGTACGAGCATGAGCATCCCGGCGACCTGATCCACGTCGACGTGAAGAAGCTCGGCCGGATCCCGGACGGCGGCGGCTGGCGGGCGCATGGCCGCAGCGAACAGGTTCGTGGTCGTGGGATCGGGTTCGATTACGTCCACGCCGTGGTCGATGACCACACCCGCCTCGCCTACGCGGAGATCCACCCGGACGAGAAGGGCGTGACCGCGGCAGGGTTCCTGACCCGGGCCGCGGCGTACTTCGCCGAGCACGGCATCACCCGCATCGAACGGGTCCTGACGGACCACGCGTTCGCCTACCGGCACTCGGCCGCGTTCCAGAACGCGGTCACGCAGCTCGGTGCGAGGCAGAAGTTCATCCGCCCGCACTGCCCCTGGCAGAACGGCAAGGTCGAACGCTTCAACCGCACCCTCGCGACCGAGTGGGCCTACCGGCAACCCTTCACCAGCAACCAAGCCAGAACCGACGCCCTTGATCCGTGGATCCAGCACTACAACACTGAACGAATCCACTCGAGCCACGGGCTGACGCCCGCGGCCCGAGTGTCACCAACGTGA
- a CDS encoding ABC transporter ATP-binding protein — translation MRKTAVEFDGFSKELGGRRVVDSLDFAVEEGRVVGLLGPNGAGKSTAMRGLVGLLRPSAGSATVFGRPFAELADPARTVGVHMDGLGFEAGITGRRHLEILATAAGMPRERATEALELVGLAEQGRKRVKAYSTGMRQRLGLASALIGEPDLLVLDEPANGLDPEGLRWLRSFLRAQADAGRTILVSSHQLSELEHVVDDVVVMKRSLLYHGPLAALTRSGDQSLEDAYFDLVSASEGVAR, via the coding sequence ATGCGGAAGACTGCGGTCGAGTTCGACGGATTCAGCAAGGAACTGGGAGGACGGCGGGTTGTGGACTCGCTCGACTTCGCTGTAGAAGAGGGGCGCGTCGTCGGGCTGCTTGGACCGAACGGCGCCGGGAAGAGCACAGCGATGCGCGGTCTCGTCGGGCTGCTTCGCCCGAGCGCCGGCTCGGCGACCGTCTTCGGGCGGCCGTTCGCCGAGCTCGCGGATCCCGCGCGCACCGTCGGTGTGCACATGGACGGGCTGGGGTTCGAGGCGGGCATCACCGGTCGGCGACATCTCGAGATCCTCGCCACGGCCGCGGGAATGCCCCGGGAACGCGCCACCGAGGCCCTCGAGCTCGTCGGCTTGGCGGAGCAGGGGCGGAAGCGAGTGAAGGCCTACTCGACGGGGATGCGTCAACGCCTCGGCCTCGCGTCCGCGCTGATCGGCGAACCGGATCTGCTGGTCCTCGACGAGCCAGCCAACGGCCTCGACCCGGAGGGCCTCCGGTGGCTCCGCTCCTTCCTCCGCGCGCAGGCCGACGCGGGCCGGACGATCCTCGTGTCGAGCCATCAACTCAGCGAGCTGGAGCACGTCGTCGACGACGTGGTCGTGATGAAGCGCTCCCTGCTGTACCACGGACCGCTCGCCGCGCTCACTCGCTCCGGCGACCAGAGCCTCGAGGACGCCTACTTCGATCTGGTCAGCGCTTCGGAGGGGGTGGCGCGATGA
- a CDS encoding IS481-like element IS1122 family transposase, whose product MSHANARLTVHGRVLLVRRVVEDRRPVSHVARELGVSRQCAHRWVNRFRSEGFEGLSDRSSRPRRVPTRTSPERERAVVEARTRLRSGPARLAPVTGVPARTISRILRRHGAPPLAWLDPVTGAVIRASRSTANRYEHEHPGDLIHVDVKKLGRIPDGGGWRAHGRSEQVRGRGIGFDYVHAVVDDHTRLAYAEIHPDEKGVTAAGFLTRAAAYFAEHGITRIERVLTDNAFAYRHSAAFQNAVTQLGARQKFIRPHCPWQNGKVERFNRTLATEWAYRQPFTSNQARTDALDPWIQHYNTERIHSSHGLTPAARVSPT is encoded by the coding sequence ATGTCCCACGCTAATGCTCGTCTGACGGTTCACGGGAGGGTTCTCCTCGTGCGGCGGGTGGTCGAGGATCGTCGGCCGGTCTCGCATGTCGCGCGCGAACTCGGTGTGTCGCGTCAGTGCGCGCATCGGTGGGTGAATCGGTTCCGGTCCGAGGGCTTCGAAGGCTTGTCGGACCGGTCCTCGAGGCCGAGACGGGTGCCGACGAGGACGAGCCCGGAACGAGAACGAGCCGTCGTGGAAGCGAGGACCCGATTGCGATCAGGTCCTGCCCGGTTGGCGCCGGTGACCGGTGTTCCAGCCCGCACGATCTCCCGCATCCTGCGGCGGCACGGGGCACCGCCGTTGGCATGGTTGGACCCCGTCACCGGGGCCGTGATCCGGGCATCCCGGTCGACGGCAAACCGGTACGAGCATGAGCATCCCGGCGACCTGATCCACGTCGACGTGAAGAAGCTCGGCCGGATCCCGGACGGCGGCGGCTGGCGGGCGCATGGCCGCAGCGAACAGGTTCGTGGTCGTGGGATCGGGTTCGATTACGTCCACGCCGTGGTCGATGACCACACCCGCCTCGCCTACGCGGAGATCCACCCGGACGAGAAGGGCGTGACCGCGGCAGGGTTCCTGACCCGGGCCGCGGCGTACTTCGCCGAGCACGGCATCACCCGCATCGAACGGGTCCTGACGGACAACGCGTTCGCCTACCGGCACTCGGCCGCGTTCCAGAACGCGGTCACGCAGCTCGGTGCGAGGCAGAAGTTCATCCGCCCGCACTGCCCCTGGCAGAACGGCAAGGTCGAACGCTTCAACCGCACCCTCGCGACCGAGTGGGCCTACCGGCAACCCTTCACCAGCAACCAAGCCAGAACCGACGCCCTTGATCCGTGGATCCAGCACTACAACACTGAACGAATCCACTCGAGCCACGGGCTGACGCCCGCGGCCCGAGTGTCACCAACGTGA
- a CDS encoding MFS transporter, with amino-acid sequence MSTAAPGRIDEPAAPPRRRVAAWALWDWGSAAFNAVVTTFVFSTYLASSLFVDPAIVAAAGDDARNPALVAAKADTSGVISLALTIAGLLIAVLAPVLGQRSDGSGRRRLWLGINTGIVVLAMLGMVFVEPVPSYLWLGAVLLATGNVFFEFASVNYNAMLVQVSTPRTVGRVSGLGWGMGYVGGIVLLALLLGLFLFDFGTPGASGLLGLPSGEAGGALDVRIAILVAAIWCAVFSIPVLVGVPEIPATPGRKRQGIPASYGTLFRRIAELYRESPRVLVFLLASAVFRDGLAAVFTFGAIIAAQVFGFSTTEVLLFGVAANVVAGIGTFAAGWFDDRFGAKPVILVSLVCLIIGGSAVLFVGDAKAGFWATGLFLCLFVGPVQSSSRTFLARISPAGREGEMFGLYTTTGRAVSFLAPGLFGIAVAITGDTRFGIIGIVIVLLAGLLLMLRVRGADARVA; translated from the coding sequence ATGAGCACCGCCGCGCCCGGACGCATCGACGAGCCCGCCGCCCCTCCCCGCCGACGGGTCGCCGCGTGGGCGCTGTGGGACTGGGGATCCGCGGCCTTCAACGCGGTGGTCACCACCTTCGTCTTCAGCACGTACCTCGCCAGCAGCCTGTTCGTGGATCCCGCCATCGTCGCGGCCGCCGGCGACGACGCGCGGAACCCGGCGCTCGTGGCCGCGAAGGCCGACACCTCGGGCGTGATCTCACTCGCGCTCACCATCGCCGGCCTCCTCATCGCGGTGCTCGCGCCCGTGCTCGGGCAGCGCTCGGACGGATCCGGCCGCCGCCGCCTCTGGCTCGGGATCAACACAGGGATCGTGGTGCTCGCGATGCTCGGCATGGTGTTCGTCGAGCCCGTGCCGTCGTACCTGTGGCTCGGCGCCGTGCTGCTCGCCACCGGCAACGTGTTCTTCGAGTTCGCGAGCGTGAACTACAACGCGATGCTCGTGCAGGTGAGCACGCCGCGCACGGTCGGCCGGGTGTCCGGCCTCGGCTGGGGCATGGGCTACGTCGGCGGGATCGTGCTGCTGGCGCTGCTGCTCGGCCTCTTCCTCTTCGACTTCGGGACGCCCGGCGCGTCCGGCCTCCTCGGCCTGCCCTCGGGCGAGGCGGGCGGGGCGCTCGACGTGCGCATCGCGATCCTCGTGGCCGCGATCTGGTGCGCCGTGTTCTCGATCCCCGTGCTCGTGGGCGTGCCCGAGATCCCGGCCACGCCGGGGCGGAAGCGGCAGGGCATCCCCGCGTCGTACGGCACGCTGTTCCGCCGGATCGCGGAGCTCTACCGGGAGTCGCCGCGCGTGCTCGTGTTCCTGCTCGCGAGCGCGGTGTTCCGCGACGGGCTCGCGGCGGTGTTCACGTTCGGGGCGATCATCGCGGCGCAGGTCTTCGGGTTCTCGACCACCGAGGTGCTGCTCTTCGGGGTCGCGGCGAACGTGGTGGCGGGCATCGGCACGTTCGCGGCCGGGTGGTTCGACGACCGCTTCGGCGCGAAGCCGGTCATCCTCGTCTCGCTCGTGTGCCTCATCATCGGCGGATCCGCGGTGCTGTTCGTCGGCGACGCCAAGGCCGGCTTCTGGGCGACGGGCCTGTTCCTCTGCCTGTTCGTGGGGCCCGTGCAGTCGTCGAGCCGCACCTTCCTCGCGCGCATCTCCCCCGCCGGCCGCGAGGGCGAGATGTTCGGCCTCTACACGACCACCGGCCGCGCGGTCTCGTTCCTGGCGCCGGGCCTGTTCGGCATCGCGGTGGCCATCACGGGCGACACGCGCTTCGGGATCATCGGCATCGTGATCGTGCTGCTCGCGGGGCTGCTGCTGATGCTGCGGGTGCGCGGGGCGGACGCGCGGGTGGCGTGA
- a CDS encoding class I SAM-dependent methyltransferase, with protein sequence MTTIVLRDTETMQHLENASPPAALAHVLASGLPPEDLYSPAGSRMYERMAEFDPSERSALLRRLGGLDGDVLELACGGGRLTLPLLSLGRPVTGLDLSPEMIRILEGRYASLPASRCTRP encoded by the coding sequence ATGACAACGATCGTGCTGAGGGATACCGAGACGATGCAACACCTTGAGAACGCGAGCCCGCCCGCCGCGCTAGCCCACGTCCTCGCCAGCGGCCTGCCGCCCGAGGACCTCTACTCGCCCGCCGGTTCGCGCATGTACGAGCGGATGGCGGAGTTCGACCCTTCCGAACGGTCGGCGCTCCTGCGTCGTCTCGGAGGCTTGGACGGGGATGTCCTCGAGCTCGCCTGCGGTGGCGGCCGGCTCACCCTTCCTCTGCTGTCCCTCGGGCGTCCCGTGACGGGGCTCGACCTCTCGCCGGAGATGATCCGGATCCTGGAAGGGCGGTACGCGAGCCTGCCGGCGTCTAGGTGTACCCGGCCATGA
- a CDS encoding iron-containing alcohol dehydrogenase, whose product MTPEAARAQVTAHPGGVPTVIGAGMSYRPFPRLGATNDALLVIDAAVREKHPELGRRARWVLEIDATTSSQRELLDRIAADGLDDDVTSIVGIGGGSTMDTAKLIRLASTRGDHLRAARQHAETFGIHFVPEAPRLTRLPLVLVPTTLGTGSEASSVACLEGVGSRRLVAGSAMRADSIVIDPMLARSLPERDLREGAAEILLHVVGAYVGSAAADVQDGAAEELAGRVARFARTAVEHGSDERLRTLLAVASAETHTGWALAGRDPYAAKHWYLANEMSSAADTRKVPTTLRILPAIWRSVMSGERRLGDGERLERIWRIIALELSLPLDPVAGARAWNASWGIDRPVLSEAAVASAAKSCFRIWAGRRPALRGMTEDEIVAVYADRSASDGYRARGIPLFAEHREEVKGNGNGNA is encoded by the coding sequence ATGACACCCGAGGCCGCCCGCGCGCAGGTCACGGCGCATCCGGGGGGCGTCCCCACCGTCATCGGCGCGGGGATGTCGTACCGCCCGTTCCCTCGTCTCGGCGCGACGAACGACGCCCTGCTGGTCATCGACGCGGCCGTGCGGGAGAAGCACCCAGAGCTGGGACGACGCGCGCGGTGGGTCCTCGAGATCGACGCGACCACGTCGTCGCAGCGGGAACTCCTGGACCGGATCGCGGCGGACGGCCTCGATGACGACGTGACGTCCATTGTCGGGATAGGCGGCGGCTCGACGATGGACACCGCGAAGCTCATCCGGCTTGCCTCCACCCGCGGAGACCATCTGCGAGCAGCACGGCAGCACGCCGAGACCTTCGGGATCCACTTCGTGCCGGAGGCGCCGCGGCTCACGAGGTTGCCGCTCGTGCTGGTGCCGACCACGCTCGGCACGGGATCCGAAGCGAGCTCGGTCGCCTGCCTGGAAGGCGTCGGTTCCCGACGGCTGGTCGCCGGGTCGGCGATGCGCGCGGACTCGATCGTCATCGACCCGATGCTGGCCCGCTCCCTGCCGGAACGCGACCTCCGGGAGGGGGCCGCGGAGATCCTCCTCCACGTGGTGGGCGCCTACGTCGGCAGCGCCGCGGCGGACGTGCAGGACGGCGCAGCGGAAGAGCTCGCCGGTCGCGTCGCCCGCTTCGCCCGCACCGCCGTGGAGCACGGATCCGACGAGCGGCTGCGCACCCTCCTCGCCGTGGCGAGCGCGGAGACGCACACCGGGTGGGCCCTGGCCGGCCGCGATCCGTATGCGGCGAAGCACTGGTACCTGGCCAACGAGATGTCCTCGGCTGCCGACACCCGCAAGGTGCCGACGACGCTCCGGATCCTGCCCGCCATCTGGCGATCGGTGATGAGCGGGGAGCGCCGGCTCGGGGACGGGGAGCGGCTCGAACGCATCTGGCGCATCATCGCGTTGGAGCTGAGCCTGCCGCTCGATCCGGTCGCCGGCGCTCGCGCCTGGAACGCATCGTGGGGCATCGATCGGCCGGTCCTCTCCGAGGCGGCGGTCGCATCCGCGGCGAAGAGCTGCTTTCGCATCTGGGCGGGACGCCGACCGGCGCTCCGCGGGATGACGGAAGACGAGATCGTGGCCGTCTACGCCGACCGGTCGGCGTCCGACGGCTACCGGGCAAGGGGAATCCCCTTGTTCGCTGAGCACCGGGAGGAGGTGAAAGGAAATGGAAATGGAAATGCGTGA
- a CDS encoding daptide-type RiPP — translation MEISQQLRFEEIESMDAPDTDMYVGFKLAVVLGLIALAAT, via the coding sequence ATGGAAATCTCACAGCAGCTGCGGTTCGAGGAGATCGAGAGCATGGATGCCCCGGACACGGACATGTACGTCGGCTTCAAGCTGGCGGTCGTGCTCGGGCTCATCGCCCTCGCGGCGACCTGA
- a CDS encoding daptide-type RiPP, producing the protein MEMREAFSFEEIDTMDAPSDESFWNGMWLGIGYVGAMAALLT; encoded by the coding sequence ATGGAAATGCGTGAGGCTTTCTCCTTCGAGGAGATCGACACGATGGACGCACCCAGTGACGAGAGCTTCTGGAACGGCATGTGGCTCGGCATCGGATATGTCGGCGCCATGGCGGCGCTCCTGACCTGA